One segment of Babesia bigemina genome assembly Bbig001, chromosome : II DNA contains the following:
- a CDS encoding 26 proteasome complex subunit SEM1, putative, with protein sequence MENDNKDSIEIDEDVDMGGDMQIFDEPDDELEEFDEIENVVTAEDPEISNWNDDWETAGWDDEDVESDFVKRILQELENYRKAYH encoded by the exons atggaGAACGACAACAAGGATTCCATCGAAATCGACGAGGACGTCGACATGGGCGGCGATATGCAGATCTTTGACGAGCCGGACGACGAGCTGGAAGAGTTCGACGAGATAG AAAACGTGGTCACCGCCGAGGACCCCGAGATTTCCAACTGGAACGACGACTGGGAGACCGCAG GGTGggacgacgaggacgtCGAATCGGACTTTGTTAAGCGCATCCTCCAGGAGTTGGAAAACTACAGGAAGGCGTACCACTGA